One part of the Deinococcus humi genome encodes these proteins:
- a CDS encoding SDR family oxidoreductase: MKTAPHQPPASAPSPVLPSRPILVVGASGAIGSQVVRALVARGARVRVLIRSLERGADLPPQVERVVGTLEDCQAIARAMRGVHAAFYVSPHDEREEQLAENFVRACELEGVRLVFSGVHADGKNRLSRLIQRTVFGLLMPHYKPKLRLAERVRTSRTNPVVLVPGNYFQMDEVSREELLAGRYPLPLGLVPRVDTRDVGEAAARALLDPSVPSGGYALVGPESLSGAQTAAHWSEALGQLVSYTPDLAVMDALFSRAYGARKALDCQKSYRMVGKVKVRTSPADLQQTTFLLGRPPRSHAEYAREVAALWRGAVPIPAAAYPLPSAAS; this comes from the coding sequence ATGAAAACAGCGCCGCACCAACCCCCAGCGTCCGCCCCGTCCCCGGTCCTCCCTTCGCGGCCCATCCTGGTCGTCGGTGCCAGCGGGGCCATCGGTTCTCAAGTCGTGCGCGCACTGGTCGCCCGGGGAGCCAGAGTGCGGGTCCTCATCCGCTCGCTGGAAAGGGGCGCGGACCTGCCGCCCCAGGTCGAGCGCGTGGTGGGAACCCTGGAGGACTGCCAGGCCATCGCCCGGGCCATGCGCGGCGTCCACGCGGCCTTCTACGTCTCGCCCCACGACGAGCGCGAGGAACAACTCGCCGAGAACTTCGTCCGCGCGTGTGAGCTCGAGGGCGTGCGTCTGGTCTTTTCCGGTGTCCACGCGGACGGGAAGAATCGACTTTCCCGCCTGATCCAGCGAACCGTTTTCGGCCTGTTGATGCCTCATTACAAGCCCAAGTTGCGCCTCGCTGAACGGGTCCGTACCTCGCGCACGAACCCAGTGGTCCTGGTTCCCGGCAACTACTTCCAGATGGACGAGGTGAGCCGCGAAGAGCTGCTGGCCGGACGTTACCCTCTTCCCCTGGGTCTGGTTCCCCGCGTGGACACCCGGGATGTGGGCGAGGCGGCGGCCCGGGCCCTGCTTGATCCCAGCGTCCCCTCCGGCGGTTACGCGCTCGTGGGCCCAGAGTCGTTGAGCGGAGCCCAGACGGCGGCCCATTGGAGCGAGGCACTGGGTCAGCTGGTGTCGTATACCCCCGACCTTGCCGTGATGGACGCCCTGTTCAGCCGGGCTTACGGGGCGCGCAAGGCACTTGACTGCCAGAAGAGCTACCGGATGGTCGGCAAAGTGAAGGTGCGGACGTCCCCAGCCGATCTCCAGCAGACCACCTTTCTGCTGGGCCGCCCACCGCGCTCCCACGCCGAGTACGCCCGCGAAGTGGCGGCGCTCTGGCGGGGTGCCGTGCCGATCCCCGCCGCCGCGTACCCTCTCCCGTCAGCTGCCTCCTGA
- a CDS encoding BTAD domain-containing putative transcriptional regulator: MTVEASLGVWQATLLGGASLSGPGLARTALERKMAACFAYLVLEGPTFRARLADLLWPDSPEATARNNLSQMLRKVRLTTGRELITSGNPLAVVDDLDVDAARLRDLFARGQYSELLDLDASLLPGLNYDDCPDLDDWMRSQREMLAAWRVQALMHEAARLEREGDLGAALETAGRLLDADPVSEDAYRRVMRLQYARGDRAAALRVYRRCEEMLAREFGAGPLSETRELAREIDEGTLHVPSGIQRTRQTLPLSVLRPPRLLGREREWAIMEDAYARGLWIYIGGEAGSGKTRLALDFAASKGETRVNSARPGDQAQPWATTIRHLREGLRQRPDAPLEPWVRSELSRLLPELAVQGQVLPPLVSEEEVLRLRQAVLMFQLTLHEGTRTSVADDWQYFDQQTNTNGLYLFGAAGRAYSSRSLPPLIITYRPSELPPESSAVLRDTVAQGLAVNIALGPLDSDSLRALMDDVGVPDDPVTRGRLIRHTGGNPVFLLETVKHLIETGQFGARLPERLPLPVKVAQVIEQRLGGLSTPALQAARAAAILQRDFTVDLVADMLGAPLMELLEAWEELEAAQVVRGDGFWHDLVYEAVAAQIPGSVRTLLHRNAARALERSSADPLRTAEHWLSGDNAQAALPHLRAAERAARDNFRLDDARELSARIALIQEETGEPDPSGVVSDSLPLPTTTFHGREAVRNEVEGLLADGTRLLTLTGPGGVGKTRLALEVARAVGTRFPDGVAFVSLADLNDPQVLPAALGNGLGLPLGGQEDPLAALGRALAGRRQLIVLDNLEQVVEGAAALTQVLRAAPGVQVLVTSRVPLSLSGERVYGVEPLPLPAALGSDPQEALSRSPALTLFVDRAQAASPTFCLTPQNLPVISAILRRLDGLPLAIELAAARLRTMPPAALWGRLERTLPLLVHGPRDLPDRHRTLRATIAWSVALLPEAEQTLLRRLAVFTGGWTLDAAEQVADPGGTLDVLERLGTLIEHSLVRWTENASLEPRYTMLATVREYALEQLEAAGELAKVQGQHAAFMLDFMRRAAEGVSGPTQRRWVQDLDGEIGNVFAALNTLTVAGQLEDAAELAELICLMSPLNAWFIEGPQALTPFLEHPALATLSKRGQARVALARGMRAFWQRDMAGIATHMAEGTRRYAAEGVVVGQVLTLGYRTLVLMHSGDFAEAERLSRESITVAEAHGDPFITTMALHARMQVPQHHQDAAEITRLAWRMHEVALETDSTYILMMARVHLARGEWLAGRFEEATAHLIQAGQHAAALDSETGRLAVLTGWVQLALARGEGRVLGWLTGVLGRQCEQQPSAWDSEVGAALMQAERSAPALLGPELFGRLRERGREFNLQEALTQLARGQGRPDLDL, encoded by the coding sequence ATGACGGTGGAGGCGTCACTGGGAGTCTGGCAGGCCACCCTGCTGGGCGGGGCAAGCCTGAGTGGGCCGGGTCTGGCGCGGACAGCACTGGAACGCAAGATGGCAGCCTGCTTCGCCTACCTGGTGCTGGAGGGGCCAACCTTCCGTGCCCGGCTGGCTGACCTGCTGTGGCCCGACTCGCCCGAGGCGACTGCACGGAACAACCTGTCGCAGATGCTCAGAAAGGTTCGCCTGACCACCGGGCGGGAGCTGATCACGTCGGGCAATCCGCTCGCCGTGGTGGATGATCTCGACGTGGACGCCGCGCGGCTGCGCGACCTGTTCGCCCGGGGGCAGTACTCGGAACTGCTCGATTTAGACGCGTCGCTGTTGCCAGGGCTGAACTACGACGATTGTCCTGACCTGGATGACTGGATGCGCTCGCAGCGCGAAATGCTGGCGGCTTGGCGGGTACAGGCACTCATGCACGAGGCGGCGCGGCTGGAACGGGAGGGAGATCTGGGCGCGGCCTTGGAGACGGCGGGGCGGTTGCTGGACGCCGATCCTGTGTCTGAAGACGCCTACCGCCGGGTGATGCGCCTCCAGTACGCGCGGGGCGACCGGGCCGCAGCCCTGCGCGTGTACAGGCGCTGCGAGGAGATGCTGGCGCGTGAGTTCGGGGCAGGGCCACTGAGTGAGACCCGGGAACTCGCCCGGGAGATCGATGAGGGCACCCTGCATGTGCCGTCTGGGATCCAGCGGACCCGGCAGACACTACCGCTGTCGGTGCTGCGTCCTCCGAGGCTGCTGGGCCGCGAGCGCGAGTGGGCGATCATGGAAGACGCCTACGCGCGGGGCCTGTGGATCTATATTGGCGGGGAGGCGGGCAGCGGCAAGACGCGGCTGGCGCTGGACTTCGCCGCGAGCAAGGGCGAGACCCGCGTGAATTCCGCCCGGCCAGGTGACCAGGCCCAGCCGTGGGCGACGACCATCCGTCATCTGCGCGAAGGGTTACGCCAGCGGCCCGACGCTCCGCTGGAACCGTGGGTCCGTTCCGAACTGTCGCGGCTGCTCCCCGAACTGGCCGTCCAGGGCCAGGTACTTCCTCCACTGGTGAGTGAGGAGGAGGTGCTGCGGCTGCGTCAGGCCGTTCTGATGTTTCAGCTGACCCTCCACGAGGGCACCCGCACCAGCGTGGCCGACGACTGGCAGTATTTCGACCAGCAGACCAACACCAATGGGCTGTACCTCTTCGGCGCCGCTGGCCGGGCCTACAGCTCGCGCAGTCTGCCGCCCCTGATCATCACCTACCGGCCCAGCGAATTGCCGCCGGAGAGTTCGGCAGTGCTGCGCGACACCGTGGCCCAGGGGCTTGCCGTGAACATCGCGCTGGGTCCCCTGGACAGCGACAGCCTGCGGGCGCTGATGGACGACGTGGGGGTGCCGGATGATCCGGTCACGCGGGGCCGCCTGATCCGGCACACCGGTGGCAATCCGGTTTTCCTGCTCGAAACCGTCAAGCACCTGATCGAGACTGGCCAGTTCGGCGCGCGTCTGCCAGAGCGTCTGCCGCTGCCTGTCAAGGTGGCGCAGGTCATTGAGCAACGTCTGGGGGGCCTGTCCACCCCTGCGCTGCAGGCGGCTCGGGCAGCGGCCATCTTGCAGCGCGACTTCACGGTGGACCTAGTGGCGGACATGCTGGGGGCACCTTTGATGGAACTGCTCGAAGCCTGGGAAGAACTGGAGGCGGCACAGGTCGTGCGCGGCGACGGCTTCTGGCACGACTTGGTCTATGAGGCGGTGGCTGCGCAGATTCCAGGCTCGGTTCGAACCTTGCTGCACCGCAACGCCGCGCGTGCGCTGGAACGCTCCAGTGCCGATCCCCTGCGGACCGCCGAGCACTGGCTGAGCGGGGACAACGCGCAGGCCGCCCTGCCCCATCTACGCGCGGCCGAGCGTGCGGCGCGCGACAATTTTCGCCTGGACGACGCCCGGGAGTTGAGCGCGCGTATCGCCCTGATTCAGGAGGAGACCGGGGAGCCTGACCCATCGGGGGTCGTCTCGGACAGCCTGCCATTGCCCACGACCACTTTCCACGGCCGCGAGGCCGTCCGGAATGAGGTGGAGGGCCTCCTCGCCGACGGGACCCGCCTGCTGACCCTGACCGGGCCTGGCGGTGTGGGCAAGACGCGGCTCGCGCTGGAGGTGGCCCGTGCGGTGGGGACGCGCTTCCCCGACGGCGTGGCCTTTGTGTCTCTGGCGGATCTCAACGACCCACAGGTTCTGCCCGCGGCGCTCGGCAACGGTCTGGGTCTCCCGCTGGGGGGGCAGGAGGATCCGCTCGCGGCGCTGGGCCGGGCGCTGGCGGGGCGGCGGCAATTGATCGTCCTCGATAACCTGGAGCAGGTGGTGGAGGGGGCCGCCGCCCTCACGCAGGTGCTGCGGGCCGCGCCGGGAGTTCAGGTTCTGGTGACCAGCCGGGTGCCGCTCTCGCTGTCGGGTGAGCGGGTGTATGGGGTTGAGCCGCTGCCGCTCCCTGCGGCACTCGGGAGCGACCCACAAGAAGCCTTGTCACGGTCTCCGGCGCTCACGCTGTTCGTGGACCGCGCGCAGGCGGCCAGCCCTACGTTCTGCCTCACGCCCCAGAACCTTCCGGTGATCAGCGCCATCCTGCGGCGGCTCGACGGCCTGCCTCTCGCCATCGAGCTTGCAGCGGCCAGGCTGCGGACCATGCCGCCAGCTGCACTCTGGGGCCGCCTGGAGCGGACGCTTCCTTTGCTGGTTCATGGGCCGCGTGACCTGCCCGACCGGCACCGGACCCTGCGCGCCACCATCGCCTGGAGTGTGGCCCTCCTGCCCGAGGCCGAACAGACGCTGCTCCGGCGGCTGGCGGTGTTCACCGGGGGCTGGACCCTGGACGCCGCCGAACAGGTGGCCGATCCCGGCGGCACACTTGACGTCCTTGAACGGCTCGGTACGCTGATCGAACACAGCCTGGTGCGCTGGACAGAGAACGCCAGCCTGGAGCCGCGTTACACGATGCTCGCCACTGTGCGCGAATACGCTCTGGAGCAGCTGGAGGCGGCGGGGGAGCTGGCAAAGGTTCAGGGACAGCATGCAGCGTTCATGCTGGACTTCATGCGCCGCGCCGCAGAGGGAGTGAGCGGCCCCACACAGAGGCGCTGGGTGCAGGACCTGGATGGGGAGATCGGCAATGTCTTTGCCGCGCTGAACACCCTGACGGTTGCCGGGCAGTTGGAGGACGCGGCCGAACTTGCCGAGCTGATCTGCCTGATGTCCCCCCTGAACGCGTGGTTTATCGAGGGTCCTCAGGCCCTGACACCATTTCTGGAGCACCCAGCGCTGGCCACACTTTCAAAGCGGGGTCAGGCGCGTGTCGCACTGGCACGCGGCATGCGCGCGTTCTGGCAGCGGGACATGGCCGGGATCGCGACCCACATGGCCGAAGGCACCCGGCGGTACGCTGCTGAGGGTGTGGTGGTGGGGCAGGTTCTGACCCTCGGCTACCGCACGCTCGTCCTGATGCACAGCGGAGACTTCGCCGAGGCCGAGCGGCTTTCACGCGAATCGATCACCGTGGCCGAAGCGCATGGTGACCCCTTCATCACGACTATGGCCCTGCACGCGCGGATGCAGGTGCCTCAGCACCACCAGGACGCAGCCGAGATCACACGCCTCGCGTGGCGAATGCACGAGGTGGCCTTGGAAACCGACAGCACGTACATCCTCATGATGGCCCGCGTTCACCTTGCCCGGGGCGAATGGCTCGCCGGGCGGTTCGAGGAGGCCACGGCGCACCTGATCCAGGCCGGACAGCACGCCGCCGCCCTTGACTCGGAAACGGGGCGGTTGGCCGTGCTGACGGGCTGGGTGCAGTTGGCCCTGGCGCGGGGCGAGGGCCGGGTTCTGGGATGG